A region of the Littorina saxatilis isolate snail1 linkage group LG12, US_GU_Lsax_2.0, whole genome shotgun sequence genome:
ACAGGAGCCCAGCAGTTCAAGTAAAACAAAGGAGAAGGCATCAAAACTTCAAAAGATGACACATGAACCTGACACCAGTAAAGAATCAGAAACCACTTCTCATCTCAGCACACTCCAGAAGAATGAAAAACCACCACCAGCTCCACAAAAACGGGGGCCTGACTTGTCTGTTTTGGATGACATTTTTTCTTGACATTGTGCATCTAATACAATTTATACCTGTATCGTCCACTGTTCTGTACAAAATAGACTGCAGAGTATCATAAATCACATCTGTAAAAGGACATGTTAGTCTTTACATTTGGAGAaactgcatgcgtgtgtgtgagacagaaagagagggaatGAGAGAAATGAGCCACAATCACATCCCAAGCGTGCCAGTAGTGTTCACATGAATATAAACCAGCAAACAGACTCAAAACACAAACGTGCagcttttctttcatttttattGCCTTTACATATCTACAAAACCAACAGTAAAGCATTCACATCTTCAACAGACATATATAAAGCAATCATGACCACACATTCACTTCAGACATAAATGTAGCAGATTGTCCTTTTCCTTTTGATCATTTAGCTGGCTTGAAAGGGTCGAAGAGTCGTGGATCTTTCAAGTACTCCGACTTCTTGAACATGTAAGGCATAtaacctgaaacacacacagtacaTCAGTGGCTAAAACGCCCTCTGATACTTTCACATTTTAGAAATGCATGATTAGTCAAAGATGTGCTTCTTGAAAACAGGAAGTTATTAAACAATTCAAATGTATACATTTCTTTGCGTCTATTTCCAGGCTAGCTATCTTCTCTTCTTCATCTGTTTGGCGGCCACAATCATCTTGTCAATTATTCTGCTGCATTGCGGATTTGACGTCGAAATAACAagtgatagaaagagagagacctatACATAGTTGAGATAAAAGCTAGATAAAACTATTATGCACATAGTCTATGTCAGTTTTATCACCAGGGTATTACTTTTCGCTTTTCACCCAAAGGCTAGCTGATCTCGGCCAGCTCTAGTGCACAGAGAGCCCAATAATAAATTAAGAAAGCAAATGGTCTAAAATAAATCGGTTGTTGAGAAGGGTGACCTGTTCCATTTAGGGACAGAGTATACTGATCTACCCGGCATTAATGCTAAAACTTACAAGCACACCAATTTTGACTTGAGAAAAAGAACACCCAAGTAAAAACTGAAAGCAAAGCAGTCACTGAAATAAGCAGACTGAAAACTGATAGTTTACATCCACGCATGTATCTCTCACCTGCCACACGTGATTGTTTGACGGCCCTAGCCACCTGTTTCTGCATGGGTATGCACAGACCAGTCACCGCCCGCCCATAAATCCGCCCAGTGTATGGTGATACGAACTGACTCAACAGTCGCACATTCTGCCAACACACCAGTGCATAACAATAATATTTGGGTACATATCGTACAAGGTCATGCCATGAGGCACACGACTATTTCTGCCACCCTCCCCTCCAAAAAAACTCCcagaagaaataaataaaaataaaaatagtaaACATAtgaatgaaaaataaataaaaataattatgtTACAACAATAACATTGTATACTTTTCTCAGTGCATGTGGGGTATCACGATCACAATTTCCTAGAACCACCTAATACTTTGGTGTGAAGGCTACTCTTCCGAGCTTTATTTTCTTCCAGCACACCTCTTGCTTGCAcgtttaaccttcgccggtggtcgtgggtcTGTGTgaacccagaagggtgtttaattgcaaatatctcttaaactagttggaattttttaatgagcttttaagaatgccttaGGTACAGGTCTAAAAAGCTCATGTCCTAAAATATCATTATATTTCaacgagaagtaattaaaaaacaaaggtcaaatttacaCTACAAACGGAAGGCATcatggggccgtgcagacccatgtttctcaaagaagaaagaaggaaaaagcgTGCATCCCCATCCGTAGacgccgtgcggacccatgctttttcaaagaaagaaaaacgtgcatccccttccgtagacgtCGTAGGGCcctgcggacccatgcttctcaaagaaggaaaaacgtgcatacccttctgtagacgtcgtggggccgtgtggacccatgcttctcaaagaagaaaaaatatgcatacccttccgtagacgccgtggggacccacgacgtctacagaagggtatgcacgtttttccttctttgagaagcatgggtccacacggccccacgatgtcttccgtgtgtagtcaaTAACCCAGCCTGACGAAGGTTAACAAAGCGCAAGAATAAAGGCTCCAAAAATAGCAATATGCATCCACATGAGTGTTAGTTTGAAACACTGCAGCTGACCGTGAGACGGCTAATTTGTCTTTTTAAAAGAACAACTGGAAGGCTTGAAAGTACAGAATTGTAATACCTTGTAATTAACATCCAGATTGTACTGGCACAGGATGCATTTCTTGTGTGCCTTTTGAAAGGGGTCTGGCATACTGGAAACTGgctgtaaacaaacaaacagtaatTCACAGAGTTAAAGTTAAACACAGGGCTGCACGTGTAAGTACAGTGAAACTCCCCTTTCAAGGTCCTCAAAAAATATATGAGAAAATatagtcttgaaatggagggagtcttaaaatgtaggTAAACTTACAAACGGtactatgaacagaaaatcttcacagaaaaaaagtcttaacccttacactggtgcaattatgtaacacatgttacatagccactggtgaattaacagagagaaaaagaacaaaaaacggtcatataggttttcgcatccatggaaggtaatcggaaccgaccaaacagactgagccagtagcgcgacatatgtcgtgacaaccaggtgacagtatacgtaaagtagcgcgacatatgtcgcgacaaccagcctaagggttaaaggGGGTCCTAGCAAAGTCTTAAATCGGAGATTCATAAAAAAAGTATTCCATGGTAACAAACAAATATAATCCCCATAAAATATCATTATCAGGCAAGAATTTCACATTAAATTTCTATTTGGACATGCAACACAGTCTAGCTGTTGGAAGCTATTCTAATAACAGCCCCATCCCCCCCTCCCATGCAACACAGTCTAGCTGTTGGAAGCTATTCATTTAACAGCCCCATCCCCCCCTCCATGCAATCAAATCCTCATTACTTTAAATAATGAAGGAAACATACCTGGTTATCTTCCATATCTTTCAGCAACTTGGAGATGAGGTTGTTGTCAATGACAATGCGTGCCTTCTCAGCTTCTGCCGCTGTGGAACCAGCAGTTTCTGTTGGTGAAGATGACTCTGAATGTTGAAACCTCTGTCCAGTGCAAGCCACAGGGAGTCGTCTCCATTGTGAAGACAGAACTGCAACAGTATAATAAACCATTAGTCATTTGTGTGTTGATAACACTGTTATGCAGTTTCATGAACCAAGTAAGTTCTCTTCTCTTTGTAAACAAGAGCATGAGAGGAGGCAGATGATATGGAACGCAAAGTTGTAAAGAACACGTTTGATAATCCTTTTACGGTAACCTTGAACTTTAGCACTGTACATTTTAAGTATTATTGCGTTTTATCTGATAGAACTCCTTTTTATCAATGATAAGAACGACTCCAGTGACATTCATTTAACAGCCCCATCCCCCCCTCCCATGCAACACAGTCTAGCTGTTGGAAGCTATTCATTTAACAGCCCCATCCCCCCCTCCCATGCAACACAGTCTAGCTGTTGGAAGCTATTCATTTAACATCTCCATCCCTCCCGACCCATTAGTAATTAGGAGTGATATAAGGTAGAATCTATTGCTCTTGCTCCATATTGTTCGTCCTGTTAGTATTGTTTCATCGGGGCCCAGTTGCTGCACTAGGTAGCACTGGGTGATAGGCCAGCCCAGGGCCTGAAATTGGGCGCCACGGCAAATAGCAAAAAGCAATAGCTTGCCTACCAACCCACCCCTGTTTTGATTTTCAAAGGTACACTATCCACTCTAGGGAACTTAGGCGGAAATTGAGGATTGTTGCCCTTTACAGGGATTTCCTCACTAACTTGAAGAAGATTACAGCAGAAAAATTTCCCTAATGTTCAAGATAACCCCTTTTTCAAACAAATTACAGAATAAATATATACGACTGACTGAGAAATGATAAAGCTTGTCAGGTGCACAGAACTAGAAACGGTAGAATACACAGACTGAATACTCTATTCTACAGTCACTGATAATACTGCAGTGGCAAAAGCTATACGCACTCTGAGTGTATCGATGAGTGCTCGTTTGAGCAGACAGCACTGTTCGTTTTGTAACATCGGACCATCACATTCATAAAGAATAAACAGAAGAAAAGGGTTTTGATTTTGAAAACAAGTGCACTCAAATGTGTTGAACACTCGAAGCATTTGTTTACCTGTCACTGGTCTGTCACGAGTGAGACGGCTGTACGCAAGAACTTTTGAGCCGACCGACCGCAGAAGGTTACAGGGAGCCGCCATGTTGATTTATTCACTGCGTTCCAGTGACGAGAGTGTGTCACCGTAAATACGATGaccaaagaaaataacaaaaagttCCAGAAAGTGGACTTACTTCAGACTAAGAAAACAATGCCAACTTAGGGTGATTTCTGTAAACCTTAATGCCTGTACAATTTGTATGCATTAGCATTCGCTGCGCATCTGTTTTGTTTAGAAATGGCGCCCGCCTAAGGAATGTTTACAAGCTTGTTTCgatttttgtgtgcatgtgtgttgtagccatttttttctttgtagCGGAAAGCTCACGTTTCGAGACTTTAAAATTTGTAGCAATATCAAAAACATTTGTTGCAGCATTAGAGCATCGAGAAATTTCATTGCACAGGCTGTATATATATCTCACCTGGTGTTTGAAAAGCTGCGTCAACAATGGTGCCTTTGGGCGTCTTTCTGATTATTGAT
Encoded here:
- the LOC138981546 gene encoding small ribosomal subunit protein bS18m-like, whose protein sequence is MAAPCNLLRSVGSKVLAYSRLTRDRPVTVLSSQWRRLPVACTGQRFQHSESSSPTETAGSTAAEAEKARIVIDNNLISKLLKDMEDNQPVSSMPDPFQKAHKKCILCQYNLDVNYKNVRLLSQFVSPYTGRIYGRAVTGLCIPMQKQVARAVKQSRVAGYMPYMFKKSEYLKDPRLFDPFKPAK